One Theropithecus gelada isolate Dixy chromosome 3, Tgel_1.0, whole genome shotgun sequence genomic window carries:
- the UPK3B gene encoding uroplakin-3b isoform X2 gives MGLPGGQPLLGLHMLLMALNCLRPSLSLELVPYTPQITAWDLEGKVTATTFSLEQPRCVFDGHASASDTVWLVVAFSNASRSFQNPETLADIPASPQLLTDGHYMTLPLSLDRLPCDDPLVGSGGAPVLRVGHDHGCHQRPFCNTPLPGPGPYREDPWIHRHLARAAKWQHDRHYLHPLFSDQPPALGLLGSLYRTLLQPVVAGGGPGAAADRLLHGEALHDPPHPAQRGCHTASGLRAWPGPPPQPQPLAWPLCMGLGEVGRRGRVHGALSQLLHPQAPSGLLAFPRRPAHPLPCLKSQHQPPCLCLSGFSPSPNICKLHSGGFRGGSWADWTPSLHLHPHLCLT, from the exons ATGGGTCTCCCCGGGGGGCAGCCTCTCCTAGGGCTGCACATGCTCCTCATGGCACTGAACTGTCTCCGGCCCAGCCTGAGCCTGG AGCTGGTGCCCTACACGCCGCAGATAACAGCCTGGGACCTGGAAGGGAAGGTCACAGCCACCACCTTCTCCCTGGAGCAGCCGCGCTGTGTCTTCGACGGGCATGCCAGCGCCAGCGACACCGTCTGGCTCGTGGTGGCCTTCAGCAATG CCTCCAGGAGCTTCCAGAACCCAGAGACACTGGCTGACATCCCGGCCTCCCCACAGCTGCTGACCGACGGCCACTACATGACCCTGCCCCTGTCTCTGGACCGGCTGCCCTGTGACGACCCCCTGGTGGGCAGCGGAGGTGCCCCCGTGCTGCGGGTGGGCCATGACCACGGTTGCCATCAGCGGCCCTTCTGCAACACGCCCCTCCCTGGCCCTGGACCGTATCG GGAAGACCCCTGGATCCATCGACACCTGGCCAGGGCGGCGAAGTGGCAGCATGATCGTCATTACCTCCATCCTCTCTTCTCTGACCAGCCTCCTGCTCTTGGCCTTCTTGGCAGCCTCTACCGCACGCTT CTCCAGCCTGTGGTGGCCGGAGGAGGCCCCGGAGCAGCTGCGGATCGGCTCCTTCATGGGGAAGCGCTACATGACCCACCACATCCCGCCCAGCGAGGCTGCCACACTGCCAGTGGGCTGCGAGCCTGGCCAGgaccccctccccagcctcagcccctaGCCTGGCCTCTGTGCATGGGACTAGGGGAGGTGGGGCGCAGGGGGCGAGTGCATGGTGCTCTGTCCCAGCTTCTGCACCCACAGGCCCCCTCAGGGCTGCTTGCCTTTCCCCGCCGGCCAGCACACCCCCTACcctgcctgaaatcccagcaccagcccccctgcctctgcctttccggtttctctccctctccaaaCATCTGTAAGTTGCACTCAGGAGGGTTTAGGGGAGGGTCATGGGCAGACTGGACACCCAGTCTCCACCTCCATCCCCACCTCTGTCTCACCTGA
- the UPK3B gene encoding uroplakin-3b isoform X1, whose protein sequence is MGLPGGQPLLGLHMLLMALNCLRPSLSLGEWGSWMDASSQTQGAGGPAGVIGPWAPTRLRLGEAAPGTPKPVSVAHLLSPVATELVPYTPQITAWDLEGKVTATTFSLEQPRCVFDGHASASDTVWLVVAFSNASRSFQNPETLADIPASPQLLTDGHYMTLPLSLDRLPCDDPLVGSGGAPVLRVGHDHGCHQRPFCNTPLPGPGPYREDPWIHRHLARAAKWQHDRHYLHPLFSDQPPALGLLGSLYRTLLQPVVAGGGPGAAADRLLHGEALHDPPHPAQRGCHTASGLRAWPGPPPQPQPLAWPLCMGLGEVGRRGRVHGALSQLLHPQAPSGLLAFPRRPAHPLPCLKSQHQPPCLCLSGFSPSPNICKLHSGGFRGGSWADWTPSLHLHPHLCLT, encoded by the exons ATGGGTCTCCCCGGGGGGCAGCCTCTCCTAGGGCTGCACATGCTCCTCATGGCACTGAACTGTCTCCGGCCCAGCCTGAGCCTGGGTGAGTGGGGGTCCTGGATGGACGCGTCCAGCCAGACCCAAGGGGCTGGGGGCCCTGCGGGAGTGATTGGACCCTGGGCGCCCACCCGCCTCCGACTGGGAGAGGCAGCCCCAGGGACCCCCAAGCCCGTCTCCGTGGCTCACCTTCTGTCCCCCGTGGCCACAGAGCTGGTGCCCTACACGCCGCAGATAACAGCCTGGGACCTGGAAGGGAAGGTCACAGCCACCACCTTCTCCCTGGAGCAGCCGCGCTGTGTCTTCGACGGGCATGCCAGCGCCAGCGACACCGTCTGGCTCGTGGTGGCCTTCAGCAATG CCTCCAGGAGCTTCCAGAACCCAGAGACACTGGCTGACATCCCGGCCTCCCCACAGCTGCTGACCGACGGCCACTACATGACCCTGCCCCTGTCTCTGGACCGGCTGCCCTGTGACGACCCCCTGGTGGGCAGCGGAGGTGCCCCCGTGCTGCGGGTGGGCCATGACCACGGTTGCCATCAGCGGCCCTTCTGCAACACGCCCCTCCCTGGCCCTGGACCGTATCG GGAAGACCCCTGGATCCATCGACACCTGGCCAGGGCGGCGAAGTGGCAGCATGATCGTCATTACCTCCATCCTCTCTTCTCTGACCAGCCTCCTGCTCTTGGCCTTCTTGGCAGCCTCTACCGCACGCTT CTCCAGCCTGTGGTGGCCGGAGGAGGCCCCGGAGCAGCTGCGGATCGGCTCCTTCATGGGGAAGCGCTACATGACCCACCACATCCCGCCCAGCGAGGCTGCCACACTGCCAGTGGGCTGCGAGCCTGGCCAGgaccccctccccagcctcagcccctaGCCTGGCCTCTGTGCATGGGACTAGGGGAGGTGGGGCGCAGGGGGCGAGTGCATGGTGCTCTGTCCCAGCTTCTGCACCCACAGGCCCCCTCAGGGCTGCTTGCCTTTCCCCGCCGGCCAGCACACCCCCTACcctgcctgaaatcccagcaccagcccccctgcctctgcctttccggtttctctccctctccaaaCATCTGTAAGTTGCACTCAGGAGGGTTTAGGGGAGGGTCATGGGCAGACTGGACACCCAGTCTCCACCTCCATCCCCACCTCTGTCTCACCTGA
- the UPK3B gene encoding uroplakin-3b isoform X3 yields MGLPGGQPLLGLHMLLMALNCLRPSLSLGEWGSWMDASSQTQGAGGPAGVIGPWAPTRLRLGEAAPGTPKPVSVAHLLSPVATELVPYTPQITAWDLEGKVTATTFSLEQPRCVFDGHASASDTVWLVVAFSNASRSFQNPETLADIPASPQLLTDGHYMTLPLSLDRLPCDDPLVGSGGAPVLRVGHDHGCHQRPFCNTPLPGPGPYRVKFLLMDAGGSPRAETKWSDPITLHQGKTPGSIDTWPGRRSGSMIVITSILSSLTSLLLLAFLAASTARFSSLWWPEEAPEQLRIGSFMGKRYMTHHIPPSEAATLPVGCEPGQDPLPSLSP; encoded by the exons ATGGGTCTCCCCGGGGGGCAGCCTCTCCTAGGGCTGCACATGCTCCTCATGGCACTGAACTGTCTCCGGCCCAGCCTGAGCCTGGGTGAGTGGGGGTCCTGGATGGACGCGTCCAGCCAGACCCAAGGGGCTGGGGGCCCTGCGGGAGTGATTGGACCCTGGGCGCCCACCCGCCTCCGACTGGGAGAGGCAGCCCCAGGGACCCCCAAGCCCGTCTCCGTGGCTCACCTTCTGTCCCCCGTGGCCACAGAGCTGGTGCCCTACACGCCGCAGATAACAGCCTGGGACCTGGAAGGGAAGGTCACAGCCACCACCTTCTCCCTGGAGCAGCCGCGCTGTGTCTTCGACGGGCATGCCAGCGCCAGCGACACCGTCTGGCTCGTGGTGGCCTTCAGCAATG CCTCCAGGAGCTTCCAGAACCCAGAGACACTGGCTGACATCCCGGCCTCCCCACAGCTGCTGACCGACGGCCACTACATGACCCTGCCCCTGTCTCTGGACCGGCTGCCCTGTGACGACCCCCTGGTGGGCAGCGGAGGTGCCCCCGTGCTGCGGGTGGGCCATGACCACGGTTGCCATCAGCGGCCCTTCTGCAACACGCCCCTCCCTGGCCCTGGACCGTATCG CGTGAAGTTCCTCCTGATGGACGCCGGGGGCTCACCCAGGGCCGAGACCAAGTGGTCAGACCCCATCACTCTCCACCAAG GGAAGACCCCTGGATCCATCGACACCTGGCCAGGGCGGCGAAGTGGCAGCATGATCGTCATTACCTCCATCCTCTCTTCTCTGACCAGCCTCCTGCTCTTGGCCTTCTTGGCAGCCTCTACCGCACGCTT CTCCAGCCTGTGGTGGCCGGAGGAGGCCCCGGAGCAGCTGCGGATCGGCTCCTTCATGGGGAAGCGCTACATGACCCACCACATCCCGCCCAGCGAGGCTGCCACACTGCCAGTGGGCTGCGAGCCTGGCCAGgaccccctccccagcctcagcccctaG
- the UPK3B gene encoding uroplakin-3b isoform X4 — protein MGLPGGQPLLGLHMLLMALNCLRPSLSLELVPYTPQITAWDLEGKVTATTFSLEQPRCVFDGHASASDTVWLVVAFSNASRSFQNPETLADIPASPQLLTDGHYMTLPLSLDRLPCDDPLVGSGGAPVLRVGHDHGCHQRPFCNTPLPGPGPYRVKFLLMDAGGSPRAETKWSDPITLHQGKTPGSIDTWPGRRSGSMIVITSILSSLTSLLLLAFLAASTARFSSLWWPEEAPEQLRIGSFMGKRYMTHHIPPSEAATLPVGCEPGQDPLPSLSP, from the exons ATGGGTCTCCCCGGGGGGCAGCCTCTCCTAGGGCTGCACATGCTCCTCATGGCACTGAACTGTCTCCGGCCCAGCCTGAGCCTGG AGCTGGTGCCCTACACGCCGCAGATAACAGCCTGGGACCTGGAAGGGAAGGTCACAGCCACCACCTTCTCCCTGGAGCAGCCGCGCTGTGTCTTCGACGGGCATGCCAGCGCCAGCGACACCGTCTGGCTCGTGGTGGCCTTCAGCAATG CCTCCAGGAGCTTCCAGAACCCAGAGACACTGGCTGACATCCCGGCCTCCCCACAGCTGCTGACCGACGGCCACTACATGACCCTGCCCCTGTCTCTGGACCGGCTGCCCTGTGACGACCCCCTGGTGGGCAGCGGAGGTGCCCCCGTGCTGCGGGTGGGCCATGACCACGGTTGCCATCAGCGGCCCTTCTGCAACACGCCCCTCCCTGGCCCTGGACCGTATCG CGTGAAGTTCCTCCTGATGGACGCCGGGGGCTCACCCAGGGCCGAGACCAAGTGGTCAGACCCCATCACTCTCCACCAAG GGAAGACCCCTGGATCCATCGACACCTGGCCAGGGCGGCGAAGTGGCAGCATGATCGTCATTACCTCCATCCTCTCTTCTCTGACCAGCCTCCTGCTCTTGGCCTTCTTGGCAGCCTCTACCGCACGCTT CTCCAGCCTGTGGTGGCCGGAGGAGGCCCCGGAGCAGCTGCGGATCGGCTCCTTCATGGGGAAGCGCTACATGACCCACCACATCCCGCCCAGCGAGGCTGCCACACTGCCAGTGGGCTGCGAGCCTGGCCAGgaccccctccccagcctcagcccctaG